In Planctomycetia bacterium, one DNA window encodes the following:
- a CDS encoding general secretion pathway protein GspK, with translation MRRRRGLILVVVLVMIALLSLLAASYSFMVRSYTDEVNSQQASFYARMAAESGIQHAIVVLRAYRNDPTVWYDNPAVFRAVPVTPTPRQAVQSNEAVNNSYDPNAPPVWRFNLVAPNPYEPATVRYGVTDETSRLDLNLAKEEQLRRLFEYAIPQETTSPVDVNVLVDSLLDWREKGAVPRPNGAKDEYYAKLEPGYRVKGARFSTIEELLLVRGFNGWVLYGEDYNQNGLLDPNEDDGANSFPPDNGDGVLYPGVAPYLTIWSYEANLSRDGRPRINLNMKDTQKLQEALEAEIPPHLTSYIMAVRTGGKAFNSVMNLIPAPEPDELPEEEAAQPEDPATTQPQGDPASSQPGEENPASQPSESTDQGRSEKQAAGAPPVFKDLTPEPPPGTYEDLPLILDRLTTDATPAMAGRINVSTAPLPVLASIVELTDEEVQAIFAARQQLDAEQLSTPAFLVTTGLVSPYKFRRILPKITSSSAVFTVDAVGYGDHTGVTQRIKAVLEMRGPVAQVRYYRNLSSLGTAYLPHVVEQRALTGRGGR, from the coding sequence ATGAGACGCCGTCGCGGGCTGATTCTGGTCGTTGTGCTGGTGATGATCGCCCTGCTGTCGCTGCTGGCCGCGAGTTACTCCTTCATGGTGCGCTCGTACACCGACGAGGTGAACTCGCAGCAGGCATCGTTCTACGCGCGCATGGCGGCCGAGAGCGGCATTCAACACGCCATCGTCGTGTTGCGGGCCTACCGAAACGATCCGACGGTGTGGTACGACAATCCCGCGGTATTTCGTGCCGTTCCGGTGACACCGACGCCCCGGCAGGCCGTGCAGAGTAACGAAGCCGTGAACAACAGTTACGATCCGAACGCGCCGCCCGTCTGGCGATTCAACCTCGTCGCGCCGAATCCGTATGAGCCGGCGACGGTGCGGTACGGCGTGACGGATGAAACGTCTCGCCTGGACCTGAATCTCGCCAAGGAGGAACAGCTTCGTCGGCTGTTCGAGTACGCCATCCCGCAGGAGACGACGTCGCCGGTCGATGTGAACGTGCTGGTGGATTCGCTCCTGGACTGGCGGGAGAAGGGCGCCGTGCCGCGGCCCAACGGCGCGAAGGACGAATACTACGCCAAGCTGGAGCCGGGTTATCGCGTGAAGGGGGCGCGCTTCTCGACCATTGAGGAATTGCTGCTCGTCCGCGGGTTTAACGGCTGGGTTCTGTATGGCGAGGACTACAACCAGAACGGCCTGCTCGACCCCAACGAGGATGACGGAGCGAACTCGTTTCCGCCGGACAACGGCGACGGCGTCCTGTACCCCGGCGTGGCGCCTTATCTGACAATCTGGTCGTACGAAGCAAACCTCTCGCGCGACGGTCGGCCGCGCATCAACCTGAACATGAAGGACACGCAGAAATTGCAGGAAGCGCTGGAGGCGGAAATCCCGCCCCACCTTACCAGTTATATCATGGCGGTCCGCACCGGGGGGAAGGCCTTTAACAGTGTTATGAACCTGATCCCGGCACCCGAGCCGGACGAGCTTCCGGAAGAAGAGGCCGCACAACCTGAAGACCCCGCGACAACACAGCCACAGGGGGATCCCGCCTCCTCCCAGCCGGGCGAAGAAAACCCGGCGAGCCAACCGAGTGAAAGTACCGATCAGGGTAGGTCCGAAAAGCAGGCAGCCGGTGCGCCGCCGGTGTTCAAGGATCTGACGCCGGAGCCGCCTCCGGGGACGTATGAGGATCTCCCGTTGATCCTCGACCGGCTGACGACGGATGCGACGCCTGCGATGGCCGGGCGTATCAACGTGAGCACGGCGCCGTTGCCGGTGCTGGCTTCGATCGTGGAACTGACGGACGAGGAGGTTCAGGCGATTTTCGCGGCGCGGCAGCAACTGGATGCGGAGCAGTTGAGTACGCCGGCGTTTCTGGTGACGACGGGGTTGGTGAGTCCGTACAAGTTCCGGCGGATTCTCCCGAAGATCACCTCGTCCTCGGCGGTGTTCACGGTGGACGCGGTGGGTTATGGAGATCACACAGGCGTGACGCAGCGAATCAAAGCGGTGTTGGAGATGCGCGGGCCAGTGGCCCAGGTGCGTTATTACCGCAATTTGAGCAGCTTGGGGACGGCGTATCTGCCGCACGTGGTTGAGCAGCGCGCGCTGACCGGTCGAGGGGGGCGGTGA